A genomic window from Ruminiclostridium cellulolyticum H10 includes:
- the trpA gene encoding tryptophan synthase subunit alpha — MSKISNAFKNGKAFIAFLTAGDPSLEKTEEFVLEMVKAGADLIEIGIPFSDPIAEGEVIQRANLRALSTGTTMDKVFDTVKRIRQKTQVPLVFLTYLNPVFTYGYDHFFRECSEHGVDGVIIPDIPFEEKGELMPFSDKYNVDIISLIAPTSEERISKIASASKGFVYCVSSKGVTGVRNEIKTDLQSIVSSVRSATKVPVAVGFGISTPQQASEIVKYADGIIVGSAIVKIIEQNGNNAAAPLYDYVLNMKKYII, encoded by the coding sequence ATGAGTAAAATCAGTAATGCATTTAAAAACGGTAAGGCATTTATAGCCTTTCTTACAGCAGGTGACCCTTCCTTAGAAAAGACCGAGGAATTTGTTCTGGAAATGGTTAAAGCAGGTGCTGACCTTATTGAAATAGGTATTCCATTTTCAGACCCTATCGCAGAGGGCGAGGTCATTCAAAGGGCAAACCTACGAGCATTATCAACAGGAACAACTATGGATAAAGTTTTTGATACAGTTAAAAGAATCAGACAAAAGACCCAAGTTCCACTTGTTTTCCTAACCTATCTTAACCCTGTATTTACCTACGGTTATGACCACTTTTTCAGAGAATGCAGCGAACATGGTGTTGACGGCGTTATAATTCCTGATATCCCATTTGAGGAAAAAGGTGAGCTGATGCCATTTAGTGATAAATATAATGTTGATATTATTTCTTTAATTGCACCTACTTCTGAGGAACGTATCAGTAAAATAGCATCCGCCTCAAAAGGTTTTGTCTACTGTGTATCCTCAAAGGGAGTCACAGGTGTACGCAATGAAATTAAAACAGACCTGCAGTCAATTGTATCCTCTGTCAGGTCTGCAACAAAAGTCCCTGTGGCTGTAGGCTTTGGTATATCCACCCCTCAGCAGGCATCAGAGATTGTTAAATATGCCGATGGTATTATTGTGGGAAGTGCTATTGTAAAAATTATCGAACAAAACGGTAATAATGCCGCGGCACCTTTATACGATTATGTCTTGAATATGAAAAAGTATATAATATAA
- a CDS encoding aldo/keto reductase, translating into MRRISIGNGALTASEISLGCMRISEMTKNDAANLINTALEEGIDFFDHADIYGGGKSEEVFAQAVDMRSSIREKFVIQTKCGIRQGYFDFSKEHILEAVDGSLKRLQTDYIDVLLLHRPDALVEPEEVAEAFSILQSNGKVRNFGVSNQNPMQIELLKKYLNQKIIVNQLQLSITNTGMIDAGINVNMKVEGSVDRDGSILDYCRLNDITIQPWSPFQFGFFEGVFLNNDKFPELNKKIDELAEEKGVANTAIAIAWLLRHPAKMQPIVGTTNAKRLKDICKASTIELTRQEWYEIYLAAGNKLP; encoded by the coding sequence ATGAGAAGAATTAGCATTGGAAACGGAGCACTTACTGCTTCTGAAATTTCTTTAGGCTGTATGAGGATAAGCGAAATGACTAAAAATGATGCGGCCAACCTTATTAATACTGCTTTGGAAGAGGGAATAGATTTTTTTGACCATGCTGATATCTACGGCGGTGGAAAATCAGAAGAAGTATTTGCACAGGCAGTTGATATGCGATCAAGCATAAGGGAAAAGTTTGTAATTCAGACTAAATGCGGCATAAGGCAAGGGTATTTTGATTTTTCCAAAGAGCATATTTTAGAAGCTGTTGATGGAAGCCTTAAACGTTTGCAGACCGATTATATAGATGTCCTGCTACTGCACCGTCCGGATGCACTTGTTGAACCGGAAGAAGTTGCTGAGGCCTTTTCAATTCTTCAAAGTAACGGAAAGGTAAGAAATTTTGGAGTAAGCAATCAGAACCCAATGCAGATTGAGCTGCTGAAAAAATATCTTAATCAGAAAATAATTGTTAACCAATTACAGTTGAGCATTACAAACACAGGAATGATTGATGCAGGAATTAATGTAAATATGAAAGTAGAAGGTTCCGTTGACAGAGACGGAAGCATATTGGACTATTGCAGGCTAAATGATATTACAATCCAGCCATGGTCACCTTTCCAATTCGGCTTTTTCGAGGGAGTGTTTCTCAATAATGACAAATTCCCTGAACTCAATAAAAAAATTGATGAGCTGGCCGAAGAAAAAGGTGTTGCAAATACAGCTATAGCTATTGCGTGGCTCTTAAGACATCCTGCCAAAATGCAGCCAATTGTGGGTACAACAAATGCTAAACGACTGAAGGATATTTGTAAAGCATCCACAATCGAGCTTACGAGACAGGAATGGTATGAAATATATCTTGCAGCAGGGAATAAGCTTCCTTAA
- a CDS encoding hexokinase family protein yields MGSKLEIVQDVINAFEVNKESMLRTAMLFKETMEKSLNGEKTCLKMLPSYIGKPTGKEQGTFMTIDMGGTNFRCTKYKINNGNFEKVGEIKQKLINKEKNYDLTKSDSDEKQLFGFMAECIGELLEPEESLYLGNTFSFPCRQEGINDAYLIQWTKEITTSGVVGQNINKLLEQSLKEKNINVKPVAILNDTVGTLLVAMYSYQTADIGSIMGTGHNTCYLENNHPLNGQKMIVNIESGNYNVGLPVTKYDEIIDKNSQIPGAQLLEKMVSGYYMGSLLKEVCKDLYKNNALFTNEDVDIDAFFNQNFNALMVENFILYPSNTKEQYKCSIEDAEIVKRVSEAILKRTVRLVAVSHMGILFHQENSGTSVNNEHVIAIDGTIYEKMPNAPQLMKEAFREALGDDASNIEIRLVKDGSGLGAAIAAAFAVTQ; encoded by the coding sequence ATGGGGTCCAAATTAGAAATAGTACAGGATGTTATTAATGCTTTTGAGGTTAATAAAGAAAGTATGCTGCGTACTGCAATGCTGTTTAAGGAAACTATGGAAAAAAGTCTGAATGGCGAAAAAACCTGCCTTAAAATGCTTCCATCATATATTGGAAAGCCTACGGGAAAAGAACAGGGTACTTTTATGACCATCGACATGGGTGGCACTAATTTCAGATGCACAAAGTATAAAATTAACAATGGCAACTTTGAGAAAGTTGGTGAAATAAAACAGAAGCTAATTAATAAGGAAAAGAATTATGACCTTACAAAGTCAGATTCAGATGAAAAGCAGCTGTTTGGATTTATGGCTGAATGCATAGGAGAGTTGCTAGAGCCGGAAGAATCTTTATATCTTGGAAACACGTTTTCATTCCCATGCAGACAGGAAGGAATCAATGATGCTTATCTTATTCAGTGGACCAAGGAAATAACAACTTCAGGCGTTGTAGGCCAGAATATTAATAAGCTTCTTGAACAGTCATTAAAGGAGAAAAATATAAATGTTAAGCCCGTCGCCATACTGAATGATACCGTAGGTACTTTACTGGTAGCAATGTACAGTTATCAGACGGCGGATATAGGATCTATAATGGGTACAGGGCATAACACATGTTATCTGGAGAACAATCATCCTCTTAATGGTCAAAAGATGATTGTAAACATAGAATCGGGCAACTATAATGTGGGACTTCCCGTAACCAAGTACGATGAGATAATAGATAAAAACAGTCAAATACCGGGAGCACAGCTCCTTGAAAAAATGGTTTCCGGTTACTACATGGGGAGCCTTCTGAAAGAGGTTTGTAAGGATCTCTACAAAAATAATGCATTGTTTACAAATGAGGATGTTGATATAGATGCGTTTTTCAATCAGAACTTCAACGCATTGATGGTAGAGAATTTCATTTTGTATCCTTCCAATACAAAAGAGCAATATAAATGTTCCATTGAAGATGCGGAGATAGTAAAGAGGGTATCCGAAGCCATATTGAAAAGAACAGTGAGACTGGTAGCGGTATCACACATGGGAATACTTTTTCACCAGGAAAACAGCGGTACTTCTGTCAATAATGAGCATGTAATTGCAATAGACGGAACAATATATGAAAAAATGCCCAATGCTCCCCAGCTTATGAAGGAGGCATTCAGGGAGGCACTTGGAGATGACGCATCCAATATTGAAATAAGACTTGTAAAGGATGGTTCAGGCCTTGGTGCTGCAATAGCTGCTGCGTTTGCAGTAACACAATAG
- a CDS encoding N-acetylmuramoyl-L-alanine amidase, producing MKNMKIYAVALAFSLILGYGVANHVNRFQGYAYQKDRVTQSVSSTLLKGTTVCIDAGHGKTSRLNTETEPIAPGAKIRKAATASGTRGVATGVSEASLNLTVAKKLKESLLQKGAKVVMIRETEECGLTNVERAKLWNSSEVDLTIRIHGNGINDSSISGVLMMVPGNKYINDTEILRNSRKAGELVLEGVLEHTKAKSRGIEETSELTGFNWSKVPVILLEMGFMTNPEEDRLLNTDEYQNKMVAGITEGLIKYVN from the coding sequence ATGAAAAATATGAAGATATACGCTGTTGCCTTAGCTTTTTCATTGATTTTGGGATATGGGGTTGCCAATCATGTAAACAGATTTCAAGGTTATGCATACCAAAAGGATAGAGTTACGCAATCAGTAAGCAGTACTCTTCTCAAAGGTACTACTGTCTGTATTGATGCGGGACATGGTAAAACTTCAAGATTAAATACGGAAACAGAGCCAATAGCCCCCGGTGCCAAAATTCGAAAAGCAGCAACTGCAAGTGGCACAAGGGGAGTAGCTACCGGGGTATCGGAAGCAAGTCTTAATCTTACGGTAGCTAAAAAGCTTAAGGAATCCTTATTACAAAAAGGTGCAAAAGTAGTTATGATAAGGGAAACCGAGGAGTGCGGGCTCACAAATGTGGAGCGGGCAAAATTATGGAATTCATCTGAAGTAGACCTTACCATACGGATTCATGGAAACGGCATAAATGACAGCAGTATATCGGGAGTCCTTATGATGGTACCCGGAAACAAGTATATAAACGATACGGAAATTCTTAGAAACAGCAGGAAAGCAGGGGAACTTGTTCTTGAAGGTGTGCTTGAGCACACAAAAGCCAAGTCAAGAGGGATTGAAGAGACCTCTGAATTGACGGGATTTAATTGGTCAAAGGTTCCCGTAATTCTTTTGGAAATGGGATTTATGACGAATCCGGAGGAGGACAGGCTCCTTAATACAGATGAATACCAGAATAAAATGGTAGCAGGTATTACAGAAGGGTTGATTAAATACGTAAATTGA
- a CDS encoding erythritol/L-threitol dehydrogenase, with translation MSIPKTMKALVAYGKGDYRFVKEYPTPVCGPDDIVIKTEGCGICAGDLKCMDGAGRFWGNNNQESWVKPPFIPGHEFLGIIVEMGKNVKGYEVGDRVTADQIVPCGECKFCKTGRYWMCQPHATFGFQKDNNGGMAEYVRYPKTAVIHKVPKDLSLEKALLIEPYACSKHCVDRAQITNEDVVVISGAGTLGLGMITYARMKNPAKLIVLDMMDSRLEKAKEFGADIVFNPGREDVVKNIMDLTDGYGCDIYIEATGHPSSVIQGLEMIRKLGRFVEFSVFGSETTVDWSIIGDGKELDVLGAHLSPYCYPFVIEHITKGTLKTDGIIGRSFKLEEWEKAFEYATGKHGDFKVVFTF, from the coding sequence ATGAGTATTCCAAAGACAATGAAGGCATTAGTTGCATACGGAAAGGGGGATTATCGTTTTGTAAAGGAATATCCTACTCCTGTGTGTGGGCCGGATGATATTGTAATAAAAACCGAAGGTTGTGGTATTTGTGCAGGTGATTTAAAGTGTATGGACGGGGCCGGTCGTTTTTGGGGTAACAATAACCAAGAGTCCTGGGTAAAACCTCCATTTATTCCCGGTCACGAATTTCTTGGGATTATAGTAGAAATGGGTAAAAATGTAAAAGGTTATGAAGTTGGAGACAGAGTTACAGCCGATCAGATTGTTCCCTGTGGCGAATGTAAGTTCTGTAAAACCGGACGCTACTGGATGTGTCAGCCACATGCTACATTTGGTTTTCAGAAAGATAACAATGGGGGAATGGCTGAATATGTTCGCTACCCTAAAACTGCGGTAATACATAAAGTTCCAAAAGACTTATCCCTTGAGAAGGCTCTCCTGATAGAACCATACGCATGTTCCAAGCATTGTGTAGACCGGGCACAAATAACCAACGAGGATGTAGTAGTAATATCAGGTGCAGGTACTTTGGGACTTGGTATGATTACCTACGCACGCATGAAAAACCCTGCAAAACTGATTGTTCTCGATATGATGGACTCTCGCTTGGAAAAGGCTAAAGAGTTTGGTGCTGATATTGTATTTAACCCCGGAAGAGAGGACGTTGTAAAAAATATCATGGATCTAACCGATGGTTACGGCTGTGACATTTATATTGAAGCCACAGGACATCCGTCCAGTGTAATTCAAGGCTTGGAAATGATTCGGAAACTTGGACGTTTTGTGGAGTTCTCAGTTTTTGGTTCGGAAACGACAGTGGACTGGTCCATAATCGGAGATGGAAAGGAACTTGATGTACTTGGAGCTCACCTCTCACCGTATTGCTATCCTTTTGTAATAGAGCATATTACAAAAGGAACACTAAAAACTGATGGGATAATCGGAAGATCCTTCAAGCTAGAGGAGTGGGAGAAAGCTTTCGAATATGCTACAGGCAAACATGGAGATTTCAAGGTGGTATTTACATTTTAA
- the rbsK gene encoding ribokinase, which yields MMGKILVIGSLNMDLVVNVKHMPQIGETLLADRLEFIPGGKGANQAYALGKLGADVTMLGAVGNDSYGDIQIDGLKAVGVDTTHIARINGVNTGIALINVNEHGDNSIIVVQGANKYVSKEYIDRNLKVIEESDIVIFQLEIPIETVTYAAKKAKELGKTVILDPAPAPDDLPAELLSNVDIIKPNETELVKLTGIEEVDSCISKAVDSIKKQGVKTVIVTLGGKGSFVSAQNDVIKYISTQDVKVIDTTAAGDSFIASMALYLSKGKDIISAVEFANNVASISVTRKGAQSSMPSMEEVEKYISEMGSAK from the coding sequence ATGATGGGCAAAATATTAGTTATAGGAAGTCTTAATATGGACTTAGTTGTTAATGTAAAACATATGCCGCAAATTGGAGAAACATTGTTGGCAGATAGATTGGAATTTATACCGGGAGGGAAAGGTGCTAATCAGGCATATGCTTTAGGAAAGCTGGGGGCAGATGTAACAATGCTGGGTGCTGTAGGAAATGATTCCTATGGTGATATTCAAATAGATGGTTTAAAGGCTGTGGGCGTAGATACAACTCACATTGCACGAATTAATGGCGTTAATACAGGCATAGCTCTAATAAATGTCAATGAGCATGGAGACAACAGTATAATAGTTGTACAAGGTGCCAACAAATATGTAAGTAAGGAATATATTGATAGAAATCTTAAAGTAATTGAAGAAAGCGATATAGTCATTTTTCAGTTGGAAATACCTATTGAAACTGTAACATATGCAGCAAAGAAGGCGAAAGAGCTTGGGAAAACAGTTATACTTGACCCTGCTCCGGCACCGGATGATCTACCGGCAGAACTTCTTTCAAACGTTGATATCATCAAACCCAATGAAACAGAATTGGTTAAACTCACAGGAATAGAAGAGGTTGATAGCTGTATAAGTAAAGCTGTCGATTCAATAAAAAAGCAAGGTGTTAAAACTGTAATAGTAACTCTTGGAGGTAAAGGTTCTTTTGTTTCGGCTCAAAATGACGTTATAAAGTATATCAGTACTCAAGATGTAAAGGTAATAGATACTACCGCAGCAGGTGACAGCTTTATTGCTTCTATGGCACTGTACCTATCAAAAGGAAAAGATATCATATCAGCAGTCGAATTTGCAAATAATGTGGCTTCTATTTCCGTAACCAGAAAAGGAGCTCAGTCATCAATGCCGTCTATGGAAGAGGTTGAGAAATATATATCAGAGATGGGTTCAGCAAAATAA
- a CDS encoding methyl-accepting chemotaxis protein yields the protein MKMNGIGKKILRFLSLAVSAVISTVKKLPKMKPTGKVGGSVGSPPSGKSFLLRKIKIKNRLIITFNLLLVVTILITGISSYTSSTNTIDNTVKTYSLETIKQTGVVLNNQIKNLESYINDIGMNASVQNTLNRYGTTVDQFEEMTREMELKSILTNKFTVSGGVINCTLMYGENFQRTQVYTSNNLLVNTEKAAKQAENRLKWTDIEVNDGTKAETYTGIISNIKSLTLGKDLAKMVIIPKINFLADSYKDMNTGKDDNGKGFPILIVDSKGKIISSRLEDKYPVNKSNDDSKKLAENIAKSVKDNGAGHIDLKVGGSNSLVTYTKIGNNDWYLASIVPYSHLNEEANSLKVRTIIMGIICLLIAILLCLVIARSVSTPLNKLTAAMKRAKDGDLTGTIIDNENDEISEVSFNFNEMITNINKLVSSVRDSSQSVFNSAQKIETASEAAYSSSEQVALTIEQIAKGSTDQAEEINESVSHMDKLSQGIVYVEEDVAKVTTIAQEINGLSKTAADTIEALNTKSGQVSNTTAKVSENINDLSLSMREIQKILKMMVNISEQTNLLSLNAAIEAARAGDAGKGFAVVANEVKKLADQSKEFTGSISSIIANIERKTNDTVQEVNNSNEVVSEQISAVKDTQELFKTVFSAMDEVIENIGRTGKSVENIMVSKEKVMESMENISAVAEESAATTEEISASTQEQMASAEDLANHAKTLNDLSVDLKREISKFKTE from the coding sequence ATGAAAATGAACGGTATCGGTAAGAAAATCTTAAGATTTCTTTCTTTGGCTGTATCAGCCGTGATATCAACTGTAAAAAAATTGCCCAAAATGAAACCAACAGGTAAAGTCGGCGGTTCAGTAGGTTCACCCCCTTCTGGGAAGTCATTCCTTTTAAGGAAAATCAAAATAAAGAATAGATTGATAATTACTTTCAATTTGCTTTTGGTAGTAACGATTCTTATTACAGGTATATCTTCTTACACAAGTTCTACAAATACAATTGATAATACGGTAAAAACATACTCGTTGGAAACAATTAAACAGACAGGTGTAGTACTTAACAACCAAATAAAAAATTTAGAAAGTTATATCAACGATATTGGTATGAACGCATCGGTACAAAACACACTGAATAGATACGGGACGACAGTGGATCAGTTTGAAGAGATGACCAGGGAAATGGAGCTTAAGTCAATCCTCACAAATAAGTTTACAGTTTCGGGCGGTGTAATTAACTGTACTCTGATGTACGGAGAAAATTTTCAACGGACACAGGTATACACAAGCAATAATTTGCTGGTTAACACGGAAAAAGCAGCAAAACAGGCAGAAAATAGGCTGAAATGGACAGATATCGAAGTAAATGACGGGACAAAAGCCGAAACCTATACAGGTATAATCAGTAATATAAAATCATTAACTTTAGGCAAAGATTTAGCAAAAATGGTTATTATACCCAAAATTAATTTTCTTGCAGACAGTTATAAGGATATGAATACTGGTAAAGATGATAACGGTAAGGGTTTTCCGATTTTAATTGTAGACTCAAAGGGTAAGATTATATCCTCCAGATTGGAAGATAAGTATCCTGTAAATAAATCAAACGATGACTCCAAAAAGCTGGCTGAAAACATAGCCAAGTCAGTAAAGGATAATGGGGCCGGACATATCGATTTAAAGGTTGGAGGAAGCAACAGTCTGGTTACATATACGAAAATAGGCAATAATGATTGGTATCTGGCATCGATTGTACCATACTCACATTTGAACGAAGAGGCAAACAGCCTTAAAGTTAGAACAATAATAATGGGAATCATATGCTTACTCATAGCTATACTTCTATGCCTTGTAATAGCAAGGAGTGTTTCAACACCACTGAATAAGCTGACAGCTGCAATGAAAAGAGCAAAAGACGGCGATTTGACAGGTACTATTATTGATAATGAAAACGACGAAATTTCAGAGGTGAGTTTTAACTTTAATGAAATGATAACCAATATAAATAAGCTGGTTTCAAGTGTAAGGGATTCTTCGCAAAGTGTGTTTAATTCCGCACAAAAGATAGAAACGGCTTCGGAAGCAGCCTATAGTTCTTCAGAACAGGTAGCTCTGACAATAGAGCAGATTGCAAAGGGTTCTACAGATCAGGCAGAAGAGATAAACGAAAGCGTAAGCCATATGGACAAACTTTCACAGGGTATTGTATACGTTGAAGAGGATGTGGCCAAGGTTACGACTATTGCACAGGAAATTAACGGATTGAGTAAGACTGCAGCTGATACTATTGAAGCACTCAATACTAAGTCGGGTCAAGTAAGCAATACTACTGCAAAAGTATCTGAAAATATTAATGATTTAAGTTTGAGTATGAGGGAAATACAAAAGATACTAAAAATGATGGTAAATATATCAGAGCAGACAAATCTTCTGTCACTTAATGCCGCCATTGAAGCAGCTCGTGCTGGTGATGCGGGTAAGGGGTTTGCAGTTGTTGCAAATGAGGTCAAAAAGCTTGCCGATCAGTCAAAAGAGTTTACTGGCAGTATCAGTAGTATAATAGCTAACATCGAACGGAAAACAAATGATACGGTACAGGAAGTGAATAATTCAAATGAGGTGGTAAGTGAGCAGATAAGTGCGGTAAAAGATACTCAGGAGTTGTTCAAAACTGTATTCAGTGCAATGGATGAGGTTATTGAAAATATTGGAAGGACCGGAAAGTCAGTTGAGAACATAATGGTTTCCAAAGAAAAAGTAATGGAGTCTATGGAAAATATTTCAGCTGTAGCGGAGGAATCAGCTGCTACTACAGAAGAAATTTCGGCAAGCACTCAAGAACAGATGGCATCAGCGGAGGATCTGGCGAACCATGCTAAGACTCTTAATGACCTGTCAGTTGATTTAAAAAGAGAGATTTCAAAGTTTAAGACAGAGTAA
- a CDS encoding GTP pyrophosphokinase → MIMKKTATISSFNGMEQLFTGEDINSLKRSFFEMQHLYQSAIREISTKLEILDDEFQVIHKRNPIHHMQSRIKSIKSIIEKLNRKDYEISLESAKANLNDIAGIRVVCYYIDDIYMIAKMLTQQDDIVLLRVTDYIQNPKENGYRSLHLVVSVPVFYSDRKEIVPVEIQIRTMAMDFWASLEHQLRYKTNDTVPLSVAKELQECADTIAKTDRKMQSIYKSIEEIKKGNL, encoded by the coding sequence ATGATAATGAAAAAAACCGCAACTATCAGCTCTTTTAACGGCATGGAGCAATTATTCACGGGAGAAGATATCAACAGCCTAAAAAGAAGCTTTTTTGAGATGCAGCACTTGTATCAGTCAGCTATACGTGAGATAAGCACAAAATTAGAAATTCTGGATGATGAGTTTCAGGTAATACATAAAAGAAACCCAATACATCATATGCAAAGCCGTATAAAATCTATAAAGAGTATCATTGAGAAGTTAAACAGAAAAGACTATGAGATAAGTCTGGAATCGGCTAAAGCCAACCTTAATGATATAGCGGGAATAAGGGTAGTTTGTTATTATATTGATGATATTTACATGATAGCAAAAATGCTTACCCAGCAGGATGATATTGTTCTGCTGCGTGTAACAGATTATATACAAAATCCAAAAGAGAATGGCTACCGTAGCTTGCACCTGGTTGTGTCGGTACCGGTTTTTTACTCAGACAGGAAGGAAATAGTACCTGTAGAGATACAGATAAGAACAATGGCCATGGATTTCTGGGCTAGCCTTGAGCATCAGCTGAGATACAAAACAAATGACACTGTACCGCTTTCTGTTGCAAAAGAGCTTCAGGAATGTGCAGACACAATAGCAAAAACTGATCGGAAAATGCAAAGTATTTATAAATCAATAGAAGAAATAAAAAAAGGTAATTTATAG
- a CDS encoding alpha/beta hydrolase, which yields MKNSIKVCVVLILIAFIAVMVAGFYFYDISVASSKKTLLVQDMLLKKSVIVNTEVELNEDSSDDADWLSGQPYETVDIVSHDGLKLKGYYLEAQSPTAKTSILAHGYSSQGLWMGLYAKLYYTLGYNVLMPDSRGHGNSEGNYVGFGWADRKDYLNWIDYVIRKTGPDSQIVLHGVSMGGATVLMTGGESLPSNVKAIVSDCAYTSVKDELSYQLSRMYNLPYFPLLNATSLITKIKAGYTFGEASALKQVKKSKTPTLFIHGGNDEFVPTGMVNKLFEASNSEKELYIVPGAGHGAALTADPEEYASKVKDFTEKYINK from the coding sequence ATGAAGAATTCTATAAAAGTATGCGTTGTACTTATATTGATAGCATTTATTGCAGTTATGGTTGCGGGTTTTTATTTCTACGATATCTCCGTCGCCAGTTCAAAAAAAACACTTCTTGTTCAGGATATGTTACTTAAAAAGTCCGTTATTGTAAATACGGAAGTCGAGCTGAATGAAGACTCATCCGATGATGCGGACTGGCTGAGCGGGCAGCCTTATGAGACGGTTGATATTGTATCTCATGATGGATTGAAGCTAAAGGGTTATTACCTTGAAGCTCAATCGCCTACTGCAAAAACTTCAATACTGGCTCACGGTTATTCGTCACAGGGGCTCTGGATGGGGTTATATGCCAAGCTGTATTATACGCTGGGTTATAACGTTCTTATGCCTGACAGCAGAGGTCATGGAAACAGCGAAGGCAATTACGTCGGGTTTGGATGGGCGGATAGGAAGGATTATTTAAACTGGATTGATTACGTTATTAGGAAAACAGGACCTGATTCTCAAATAGTTCTTCATGGTGTTTCCATGGGAGGAGCAACCGTCCTCATGACAGGCGGTGAAAGTCTCCCCTCCAATGTAAAAGCTATTGTTTCAGACTGTGCTTATACGTCGGTTAAAGATGAACTCTCATACCAATTATCGAGAATGTATAATCTTCCATACTTTCCTCTTCTCAATGCCACAAGTCTCATTACCAAAATAAAGGCAGGGTATACCTTTGGGGAAGCATCAGCTCTTAAACAGGTTAAAAAGAGTAAAACACCCACACTTTTCATTCATGGCGGTAATGATGAATTTGTTCCTACCGGTATGGTCAACAAGTTGTTTGAGGCAAGTAACAGTGAAAAAGAGCTTTATATTGTTCCCGGCGCAGGCCATGGAGCTGCATTGACTGCAGACCCCGAAGAGTATGCTTCTAAAGTAAAAGATTTTACCGAAAAATATATTAACAAATAA